One part of the Lepeophtheirus salmonis chromosome 14, UVic_Lsal_1.4, whole genome shotgun sequence genome encodes these proteins:
- the LOC121128861 gene encoding uncharacterized protein isoform X2 encodes MSGQSSPSIMRTLPLFFFLLASKIPSIDANCLTTSGSSCVFPFTYSGTTYTSCTTVDYGTTLWCATSVTGSGEVNNYGDCSTSCPVESTVSKAGCPTTGSRPCVFPFTYNGVEYSTCTTVDFGSTSWCAVAVSSSDVVTSYGICSSSCPKESTLAPSACGTTDGRGCKFPFKYGGVTYSDCTTIDNSGTPWCSTSVNAATLEVINYGTCNSNCLVDVPSTTTTTTTTEATTTTTTTTTTTTTTTTSTTTTTTTTTTTTTTTTTTTTTTTTTTTTTTTTTTTTTTTTTTTTTTTTTTTTTTTTTTTTTTTTTTTTTTTTTTTTTTTTTTTTTTTTTTTTTTTTTTTTTTTTTTTTTTTTTTTTTTTTTTTTTTTTTTTTTTTTTTTTTTTTTTTTTTTTTTTTTTTTTTTTTTTTTTTTTTTTTTTTTTTTTTTTTTTTTTTTTTTTTTTTTTTTTTTTTTTTTTTTTTTTTTTTTTTTTTTTTTTTTTTTTTTTTTTLQGCSAVNGQACVFPFSYNGNMYSACTTVDNGNVHWCATSNTASGEVNTYGDCATDCPTETTVSTAGCPTSNGGRCTFPFVYLGVTYEKCTNIDFGTIFWCATSVDSSNGVNSFGTCSSTCPRETTLASNVCATLRGSKCVFPFMYNGVTYNSCTTVDFGSTKWCATSVDASLNQLTYGICGSSC; translated from the exons ATGAGCGGACAATCATCTCCAAGCATTATGAGGACTTTacctctcttcttctttttattagcCTCTAAAATCCCATCTATTG ATGCAAATTGCCTAACAACGTCTGGTAGTAGTTGTGTATTTCCTTTCACCTATAGTGGAACGACATATACTTCTTGCACCACTGTTGACTATGGAACAACTCTCTGGTGTGCTACATCTGTAACAGGATCCGGAGAAGTGAATAATTATGGTGATTGTTCAACATCATGTCCAG ttgAATCTACTGTTTCAAAAGCCG GATGTCCAACCACTGGGTCTCGACCTTGTGTTTTCCCATTTACCTATAATGGAGTGGAATACAGTACTTgtacaactgttgattttggatCCACTTCTTGGTGTGCTGTTGCTGTCTCATCATCAGACGTAGTCACATCATACGGAATTTGTTCATCCTCATGTCCta AGGAATCAACATTGGCTCCATCAG CATGTGGTACAACTGATGGACGAGGGtgtaaatttccttttaaatatgGAGGAGTTACATACTCTGATTGTACTACAATTGATAATTCTGGGACTCCTTGGTGTTCAACTTCTGTAAATGCAGCAACTCTCGAAGTCATTAATTATGGTACCTGTAATAGCAATTGTTTAG TTGATGTACCAAGCACAACAACAACCACAACAACTACTGAAGCCACTACAACCACTACTACGAcgacaacaacaactacaactacGACAACATCCACCACCACAACGACGACGACAACTACTACAACCACTACCACAACAACGACGACCACCACAACGACTACAACTACGACGACAACTACTACAACAACGACGAccacaacaacaactacaacgACAACTACTACAACCACCACAACGACTACGACAACCACTACTACGAcgacaacaacaactacaacaacaaccacCACCACAACGACTACGACaactactacaacaacaacgACTACAACGACGACGACAACTACTACaaccacaacaacaacaacgactACGACAACCACTACTACTACGACGACGACTACAACCACGACGACAACCACCACAACGACTACAACTACAACGACAACTACTACAACCACTACAACAACAACGACTACGACAACCACAACGACTACAACTACGACGACGACAACCACCACAACTACAACGACTACTACAACTACGACAACCACCACAACGACTACGACAACCACAACGACTACAACTACGACGACGACAACCACCACAACTACAACGACTACTACAACTACGACAACCACCACAACGACTACAACCACGACGACGACAACCACAACGACTACGACTACGACTACTACAACGACAACCACCACAACGACAACGACTACTACAACGACGACAACCACCACAACGACTACAACTACGACGACGACAACTACaactactacaac gacaaCGACTACTACAACGACGACAACCACCACAACGACTACAACTACGACAACTTTACaag GTTGTTCAGCGGTGAATGGTCAAGCCTGTGTATTCCCTTTTTCATACAATGGAAATATGTATTCAGCCTGTACAACTGTGGACAATGGAAATGTTCATTGGTGTGCCACATCAAATACAGCTTCTGGAGAGGTCAATACTTACGGAGATTGTGCAACAGATTGTCCAA CTGAGACCACTGTTTCAACAGCTG gATGTCCAACGTCAAATGGAGGTAGATGTACTTTCCCATTTGTTTACCTAGGTGTAACATatgaaaaatgtacaaatattgacTTTGGGACCATTTTCTGGTGTGCCACATCTGTTGATTCCTCGAACGGTGTGAATTCCTTCGGTACATGCTCCTCAACTTGTCCGC gTGAAACAACATTGGCTTCGAATG TGTGTGCCACACTTCGAGGTAGTAAGTGTGTTTTCCCCTTTATGTATAATGGAGTTACATATAATTCATGTACCACTGTGGACTTTGGAAGTACAAAATGGTGTGCTACATCGGTTGATGCATCATTGAACCAATTAACATATGGCATTTGCGGCTCtagttgttga
- the LOC121128860 gene encoding uncharacterized protein isoform X1, translating to MEKHVFSPTYNTCTTVDFGDTLWCATRVTGSSVTVSFGLCSSSCPIETTIASKSCGTIDSKACVFPFMYSGVTYTDCTTADNTGTPWCATAVNPTNLEYTSYGTCNDFCSVDSPLTTTTTTMTTTSTTSTTLTTTTTTATTITTTTTTTTIITTTTSTTTTTTTTTTTTTTTTPTTTTTTTTPTTTTTTTTTTTTTTNTTTTTTTTTTTTTTTTTTTTTTTTTTTTTTTTTTTTTTTTTTTTTTTTTTTTTTTTTTTTTTITTTTTTTITTTVSTTATTTTSTTTTTGTTTITTGTSTTTLKGCSTTTGQACAFPFTYNSRTYSACTTIDYGSIHWCATSLTSSGEVNTYGDCSSSCPTETVSTSAGCATTNDRRCVFPFVYDSVTYTQCTIIDFDNQFWCATNVNSQNLVTEYGLCTSSCPLESTLAPSVCKTTGGRQCVFPFAYSGVTYTSCTTVDFGNTNWCATSVDSSQNQLTYGICGTGC from the exons ATGGAAAAACATGTATTTTCCCCTACATACAATACTTGCACAACAGTTGATTTTGGAGATACATTATGGTGTGCAACCAGGGTTACAGGCTCATCTGTCACAGTTTCCTTTGGATTATGCTCCTCTTCATGTCCTA TCGAAACCACGATTGCCTCAAAAA gCTGTGGTACAATTGATTCAAAAGCATGCGTATTTCCATTCATGTACTCTGGAGTTACGTATACAGACTGTACAACAGCTGATAACACTGGGACACCTTGGTGTGCCACAGCAGTAAATCCTACAAATTTAGAATACACATCATATGGAACATGCAATGATTTTTGTTCGG TCGATTCACCCTTGACAACTACCACCACGACAATGACAACCACTTCTACCACGTCAACAACCTTGACAACTACAACGACCACTGCAACAACTATCACTACAACCACAACTACTACTACGATAATTACTACAACGACCTCAACGACTACAACAACAACGACTACAACTACAACAACTACCACTACTACACCAACTACAACGACTACCACTACTACACCAACTACAACAACCACAACGACTACCACTACCACAACGACTACCAATACTACAACAACCACAACGACTACCACTACTACAACAACTACCACCACAACTACAACGACTACCACTACTACAACAACTACCACCACAACTACAACGACTACCACTACTACAACAACCACAACGACTACCACTACTACAACAACTACCACcacaactacaacaacaacaacaacgactACTACAACAATCACAACGACTACTACAACAACGATTACAACTACAGTTTCCACTACGGCTACAACAACTACCAGTACCACAACAACAACAGGTACAACAACCATTACTACTGGCACATCAACCACCACACTCAAGG gttgcTCTACCACAACTGGACAAGCATGTGCTTTCCCATTCACATACAATAGCAGGACTTACTCCGCATGCACAACAATTGATTACGGTAGCATTCATTGGTGTGCCACGTCACTCACATCATCAGGGGAAGTGAATACTTACGGGGATTGCTCCTCATCTTGTCCAA CTGAGACTGTGTCAACTTCTGCAG GATGTGCTACTACAAATGATCGAAGATGTGTTTTCCCTTTTGTATATGATAGCGTAACATATACACAATGTACAATCATAGACTTTGATAATCAGTTTTGGTGCGCTACAAATGTTAACTCTCAAAACCTGGTAACGGAGTATGGTTTATGCACCAGTTCTTGTCCAC tTGAATCAACATTAGCTCCATCAG TCTGTAAAACAACTGGAGGTCGACAATGCGTTTTTCCTTTTGCTTATAGTGGAGTTACGTACACTTCCTGTACTACAGTTGACTTTGGAAACACTAATTGGTGTGCAACTTCAGTTGACTCCAGTCAGAATCAATTAACCTATGGTATTTGTGGAACAGGATGTTAA
- the LOC121128861 gene encoding uncharacterized protein isoform X1, whose product MSGQSSPSIMRTLPLFFFLLASKIPSIDANCLTTSGSSCVFPFTYSGTTYTSCTTVDYGTTLWCATSVTGSGEVNNYGDCSTSCPVESTVSKAGCPTTGSRPCVFPFTYNGVEYSTCTTVDFGSTSWCAVAVSSSDVVTSYGICSSSCPKESTLAPSACGTTDGRGCKFPFKYGGVTYSDCTTIDNSGTPWCSTSVNAATLEVINYGTCNSNCLVDVPSTTTTTTTTEATTTTTTTTTTTTTTTTSTTTTTTTTTTTTTTTTTTTTTTTTTTTTTTTTTTTTTTTTTTTTTTTTTTTTTTTTTTTTTTTTTTTTTTTTTTTTTTTTTTTTTTTTTTTTTTTTTTTTTTTTTTTTTTTTTTTTTTTTTTTTTTTTTTTTTTTTTTTTTTTTTTTTTTTTTTTTTTTTTTTTTTTTTTTTTTTTTTTTTTTTTTTTTTTTTTTTTTTTTTTTTTTTTTTTTTTTTTTTTTTTTTTTTTTTTTTTTTTTTTTTTTTTTTTTTTTTTTTTTTTTTTTTTTTTTTTTTTTTTTTLQGCSAVNGQACVFPFSYNGNMYSACTTVDNGNVHWCATSNTASGEVNTYGDCATDCPTETTVSTAGCPTSNGGRCTFPFVYLGVTYEKCTNIDFGTIFWCATSVDSSNGVNSFGTCSSTCPRETTLASNVCATLRGSKCVFPFMYNGVTYNSCTTVDFGSTKWCATSVDASLNQLTYGICGSSC is encoded by the exons ATGAGCGGACAATCATCTCCAAGCATTATGAGGACTTTacctctcttcttctttttattagcCTCTAAAATCCCATCTATTG ATGCAAATTGCCTAACAACGTCTGGTAGTAGTTGTGTATTTCCTTTCACCTATAGTGGAACGACATATACTTCTTGCACCACTGTTGACTATGGAACAACTCTCTGGTGTGCTACATCTGTAACAGGATCCGGAGAAGTGAATAATTATGGTGATTGTTCAACATCATGTCCAG ttgAATCTACTGTTTCAAAAGCCG GATGTCCAACCACTGGGTCTCGACCTTGTGTTTTCCCATTTACCTATAATGGAGTGGAATACAGTACTTgtacaactgttgattttggatCCACTTCTTGGTGTGCTGTTGCTGTCTCATCATCAGACGTAGTCACATCATACGGAATTTGTTCATCCTCATGTCCta AGGAATCAACATTGGCTCCATCAG CATGTGGTACAACTGATGGACGAGGGtgtaaatttccttttaaatatgGAGGAGTTACATACTCTGATTGTACTACAATTGATAATTCTGGGACTCCTTGGTGTTCAACTTCTGTAAATGCAGCAACTCTCGAAGTCATTAATTATGGTACCTGTAATAGCAATTGTTTAG TTGATGTACCAAGCACAACAACAACCACAACAACTACTGAAGCCACTACAACCACTACTACGAcgacaacaacaactacaactacGACAACATCCACCACCACAACGACGACGACAACTACTACAACCACTACCACAACAACGACGACCACCACAACGACTACAACTACGACGACAACTACTACAACAACGACGAccacaacaacaactacaacgACAACTACTACAACCACCACAACGACTACGACAACCACTACTACGAcgacaacaacaactacaacaacaaccacCACCACAACGACTACGACaactactacaacaacaacgACTACAACGACGACGACAACTACTACaaccacaacaacaacaacgactACGACAACCACTACTACTACGACGACGACTACAACCACGACGACAACCACCACAACGACTACAACTACAACGACAACTACTACAACCACTACAACAACAACGACTACGACAACCACAACGACTACAACTACGACGACGACAACCACCACAACTACAACGACTACTACAACTACGACAACCACCACAACGACTACGACAACCACAACGACTACAACTACGACGACGACAACCACCACAACTACAACGACTACTACAACTACGACAACCACCACAACGACTACAACCACGACGACGACAACCACAACGACTACGACTACGACTACTACAACGACAACCACCACAACGACAACGACTACTACAACGACGACAACCACCACAACGACTACAACTACGACGACGACAACTACaactactacaacaacaacaacaacgacaaCGACTACTACAACGACGACAACCACCACAACGACTACAACTACGACGACAACAACTACaactactacaacaacaacaacgacaaCGACTACTACAACGACGACAACCACCACAACGACTACAACTACGACAACTTTACaag GTTGTTCAGCGGTGAATGGTCAAGCCTGTGTATTCCCTTTTTCATACAATGGAAATATGTATTCAGCCTGTACAACTGTGGACAATGGAAATGTTCATTGGTGTGCCACATCAAATACAGCTTCTGGAGAGGTCAATACTTACGGAGATTGTGCAACAGATTGTCCAA CTGAGACCACTGTTTCAACAGCTG gATGTCCAACGTCAAATGGAGGTAGATGTACTTTCCCATTTGTTTACCTAGGTGTAACATatgaaaaatgtacaaatattgacTTTGGGACCATTTTCTGGTGTGCCACATCTGTTGATTCCTCGAACGGTGTGAATTCCTTCGGTACATGCTCCTCAACTTGTCCGC gTGAAACAACATTGGCTTCGAATG TGTGTGCCACACTTCGAGGTAGTAAGTGTGTTTTCCCCTTTATGTATAATGGAGTTACATATAATTCATGTACCACTGTGGACTTTGGAAGTACAAAATGGTGTGCTACATCGGTTGATGCATCATTGAACCAATTAACATATGGCATTTGCGGCTCtagttgttga
- the LOC121128860 gene encoding uncharacterized protein isoform X2, with translation MEKHVFSPTYNTCTTVDFGDTLWCATRVTGSSVTVSFGLCSSSCPIETTIASKSCGTIDSKACVFPFMYSGVTYTDCTTADNTGTPWCATAVNPTNLEYTSYGTCNDFCSVDSPLTTTTTTMTTTSTTSTTLTTTTTTATTITTTTTTTTIITTTTSTTTTTTTTTTTTTTTTPTTTTTTTTPTTTTTTTTTTTTTTNTTTTTTTTTTTTTTTTTTTTTTTTTTTTTTTTTTTTTTTTTTTTTTTTTTTTTTTTTTTTTTITTTTTTTITTTVSTTATTTTSTTTTTGTTTITTGTSTTTLKGCSTTTGQACAFPFTYNSRTYSACTTIDYGSIHWCATSLTSSGEVNTYGDCSSSCPTETVSTSAALGCATTNDRRCVFPFVYDSVTYTQCTIIDFDNQFWCATNVNSQNLVTEYGLCTSSCPLESTLAPSGIIYSPILLVSFGFFI, from the exons ATGGAAAAACATGTATTTTCCCCTACATACAATACTTGCACAACAGTTGATTTTGGAGATACATTATGGTGTGCAACCAGGGTTACAGGCTCATCTGTCACAGTTTCCTTTGGATTATGCTCCTCTTCATGTCCTA TCGAAACCACGATTGCCTCAAAAA gCTGTGGTACAATTGATTCAAAAGCATGCGTATTTCCATTCATGTACTCTGGAGTTACGTATACAGACTGTACAACAGCTGATAACACTGGGACACCTTGGTGTGCCACAGCAGTAAATCCTACAAATTTAGAATACACATCATATGGAACATGCAATGATTTTTGTTCGG TCGATTCACCCTTGACAACTACCACCACGACAATGACAACCACTTCTACCACGTCAACAACCTTGACAACTACAACGACCACTGCAACAACTATCACTACAACCACAACTACTACTACGATAATTACTACAACGACCTCAACGACTACAACAACAACGACTACAACTACAACAACTACCACTACTACACCAACTACAACGACTACCACTACTACACCAACTACAACAACCACAACGACTACCACTACCACAACGACTACCAATACTACAACAACCACAACGACTACCACTACTACAACAACTACCACCACAACTACAACGACTACCACTACTACAACAACTACCACCACAACTACAACGACTACCACTACTACAACAACCACAACGACTACCACTACTACAACAACTACCACcacaactacaacaacaacaacaacgactACTACAACAATCACAACGACTACTACAACAACGATTACAACTACAGTTTCCACTACGGCTACAACAACTACCAGTACCACAACAACAACAGGTACAACAACCATTACTACTGGCACATCAACCACCACACTCAAGG gttgcTCTACCACAACTGGACAAGCATGTGCTTTCCCATTCACATACAATAGCAGGACTTACTCCGCATGCACAACAATTGATTACGGTAGCATTCATTGGTGTGCCACGTCACTCACATCATCAGGGGAAGTGAATACTTACGGGGATTGCTCCTCATCTTGTCCAA CTGAGACTGTGTCAACTTCTGCAG CTTTAGGATGTGCTACTACAAATGATCGAAGATGTGTTTTCCCTTTTGTATATGATAGCGTAACATATACACAATGTACAATCATAGACTTTGATAATCAGTTTTGGTGCGCTACAAATGTTAACTCTCAAAACCTGGTAACGGAGTATGGTTTATGCACCAGTTCTTGTCCAC tTGAATCAACATTAGCTCCATCAGGTATTATTTATTCACCCATACTTTTagtcagttttggatttttcatataa